From the Micromonospora echinospora genome, the window GGACCGGGTCAGCGAATCCCGGATGTGACACCCGTCAGGAGGGCCGGGCCACCACGGTGGTCCGGCCCTTCGGCGTACGTAGCGGGACGGAACACCGCCCGGTGGGTCAGTCCCCCCGGTACACGCAGCCGGAGGTGCAGGTCTCCCGCACCGACACCGCCGAGAGCGGCAGCCGGTCGGCCAACCGGTCCCAGATCCAGCGGGCGAGCGTCTCGCTGGTCGGGTTCTCCAGCCCCGGCACCTCGTTGAGGTAGTGGTGGTCGAGTTGGTCCCGCACCGGCTCGAACGCCCGCTTGAGGTCCCCGAAGTCCATCACCCAGCCGGCCTGCGGGTCGACGTCGCCGCTGACGTGCACGGCCACCC encodes:
- the queD gene encoding 6-carboxytetrahydropterin synthase QueD, giving the protein MEIFREFTFEAAHRLPNVPEGHKCARLHGHSYRVAVHVSGDVDPQAGWVMDFGDLKRAFEPVRDQLDHHYLNEVPGLENPTSETLARWIWDRLADRLPLSAVSVRETCTSGCVYRGD